A single Oryzias melastigma strain HK-1 linkage group LG24, ASM292280v2, whole genome shotgun sequence DNA region contains:
- the LOC112158463 gene encoding breast cancer metastasis-suppressor 1-like protein-A, giving the protein MPVHSREKKESNHEEMEVDFPEQDGSSTDEEDTVSSSVSEDGDSSEMDDEDCERRRMECLDEMTTLEKQFTDLKEQLYKERLSQVEMKLQEVMAGCAQEYLEPLANLQENMQIRTKVAGIYRELCLESVKNKYECEIQAACQHWESEKLLLFDTVQSELEEKIRRLEEDRHSIDITSELWNDGLHARKNKKKDPFCPVKKKKPVVVSGPYIVYMLQDLDILEDWTAIRKAMASLGPHRVKVDVPVLKPDRHHHVARSEDGRLYYDSQWYCRGQAICINRKDDYPTSAVITTINNDEVWFKRLDGTKSKLYISQLQKGKYTIKHS; this is encoded by the exons ATGCCGGTCCACTCACGggagaagaaagaaagcaaCCACGAAGAAATGGAGGTGGACTTTCCGGAGCAAGACGGCAGCAGCACAGACGAGGAGGACACCGTTAGCTCGTCGGTGTCTGAAGATGGAGACAGCTCAG AGATGGATGACGAGGACTgcgagaggaggaggatggagtgTCTGGATGAGATGACCACTCTGGAGAAGCAGTTCACTGACCTGAAGGAGCA GTTGTATAAGGAGCGTCTGAGCCAGGTGGAGATGAAGCTGCAGGAGGTGATGGCCGGCTGTGCCCAGGAGTATCTGGAGCCTCTGGCcaacctgcaggagaacatgCAGATCAGGACCAAAGTGGCTG GGATCTACAGGGAGTTGTGTCTGGAGTCGGTGAAGAACAAATACGAGTGTGAGATTCAAGCTGCATGCCAACACTGGGAG AGTGAAAAGTTGCTGCTGTTTGACACCGTACAGAGTGAGTTGGAGGAGAAAATAAGGCGACTGGAGGAAGACAGACACAGCATCGACATCACCTCAG AGTTGTGGAATGATGGTTTGCACGCCcggaaaaacaagaagaaagacCCCTTCTGTCCcgtcaagaagaagaagccagTCGTTGTGTCTG GCCCTTATATTGTTTACATGCTGCAAGATCTGGATATTCTTGAAGACTGGACTGCAAtcagaaag GCGATGGCATCACTGGGGCCTCACCGGGTGAAGGTAGACG TTCCTGTGCTAAAGCCGGACAGACACCATCACGTGGCGCGCTCTGAGGACGGTCGACTTTACTACGACAGCCAGTGGTACTGCCGGGGTCAGGCCATCTGCATCAACAGGAAGGACGACTACCCAACCAG TGCCGTCATCACCACCATCAACAACGACGAGGTGTGGTTCAAGCGACTGGACGGCACCAAGTCAAAGCTGTACATCTCccagctgcagaaaggaaaaTACACCATCAAACACTCTTAA